In the genome of uncultured Methanobrevibacter sp., the window TTCAAGAATTTACTCTGCAAATGCACTTGAGAGAAGGGATTGGAAGAAATTAGCCATTATTTTCTTAAGCATTCACTTTTTAGCATGCATTTTCTACTTTTTTGCAAATAATGTAAGCTTGCTTTTGATTGTAAGATTCATTCATGGGCTTGGATTTGGTGCTTCTGCAAATGCTATTGTTACTATAGCAAGTGCAATATTGCCTAAGAAACGCTTTGGAGAGGCTTTTGGATACTTTATGCTTGGAACTACAATTGCTGTTGGACTAGGCCCTTACATTTCAGGATTTTTCTATGACAATTGGGGTTCCTTTGGCTCTTTCTCTCTTGCAACCGCCTTTGCTTTTCTTGGATTGTTATGCATACTTCTTTTGGATATAAGCAAATATGAAATTAAGCATAATAGTGAGATTGAAAATAGCATGGACAGAGATAAAACTCCTAATAATGCTATTTTAGAAGAAAAAGGAAGAATCAGAGGGGTTATAGATAAGATATTTGAAGTTCCGGCTATACCTGTTTCCTTATTTACAGGACTTACAAGCCTTGGATATGTTTCCATATTGTCATTTTACAGATTGTATGCTGTTGAAGTTGATTTGGTAGGTGCATTCTCACTATTCTTTATAATCTATTCCATTGTTCTTGTCGCTTCAAGACCTATTGCAGGGAGAATTCAGGATAATTATGGTGATAAGATTGTCTGTTTCACTGGAATCATTGCACAAGCCATCGGGCTCTTTCTAATCGCTTGGATGCCTTCTGCCATAACTGTTTTCATTTGTGCAGTTTGTGCTGCACTTGGTTTCGGTACATTGAATTCAGCTTGCACAGCCATTGTAACAAGGGACACATCAGCAAATCGCCGTCCATATGCAATATCCACATTCTTCATATTCTGTGATGGAACTATGGGATTTGGCCCTGCATTGCTCGGATCTTTTGTAAGTGCTGCAAGCGGATATGCTCCCGTTTACTTCATATCATCATTCATTACATTGCTTGCATTGCCAATAGCATTCTTTGCACTTAAAAAATAGTTTAATAAATTGTCCTTTTTTTATATCAATTTTTAATCAAGTATACTTTACTTTTTAAAGAAATATTAATTATCATTAAATTTAAATACAAAAGAATAAATATTTAAATGAAAATAAATATTTTCATAGTAATTATAATCTTGATTTATTGGACCCAAATCTTTTCAATTAATTGAATGATTTTCAAATATAAATCAAATGATTGTAATAATTATATAACAAATTATCGTAGGTGAAACTATGAATCTTTTATTAATAATTTTAATCGCTATAATAATCATTATTCTTGTAGCTATTGTGGCTATTTACAATGGCCTTGTAACTGCAAGAAACAAAGTGAAGAACGCATGGGCTCAAATTGATGTTCAATTGAATAGAAGAGCAGATTTGATTCCTAATTTAGTTGAAACCGTAAAAGGATATGCAGCTCACGAAAGCTCAGTATTTGAAGATGTGACTGCAGCAAGAGCAGGTTTGATGAATGCAAATGGCGTTAAGGAAATAAGTGAAGCTAACAATCAATTGTCCAGCACCTTAAAGACCTTGTTTGCTGTTGCAGAAAACTATCCTGAATTGAAGGCTAATGAAAACTTCAAGGAATTGCAAGCTCAATTAGCACAAACTGAAGATAAGATAGCTTATTCCAGACAGTTCTACAACGACACTGTATTGATGTACAATAACAAGTGCCAAACATTCCCAAGCAATATCTTTGCAGGAATGTTCGGATTCAAGGAAGCCGACTTCTTTGAAGCTGCTGGAGAAGCAAGATCTGTACCTAAAGTTGAATTCTAATCTCTATATTGGTATGAATTAGCATATGGAGTATCTCTCATGTGTTAATAGGAGAAATCTATGAATTTTAAAACCAAGGCATTTGCCATTCTTTTAATCCTTATATTCTGCTTATCCATATTGCCTACAGCATCTGCTGTAGACTATTCCATTCCATATGCCAATGTGGATATACAGGTATACGAGGATGGACTCATCAATGTCTATGAAGAGATTGATTATCATTTCGATTCATCTGCCAATGGTGTTTACAGGGATATTCCCCTAAAGAGGAACCAATCTGTTGAGAATCTTCGCGTTTATGTAGAAGGTGCTTATTACGATTATCAGATAATTGATCAGGGCGGAATGGAAAGGATTAAGATCTATCTTTACCGTGATGCCGCTAAAACCCAAAAGATTACATCTGGAACAGATGTTAAGGTATATCTCCAATATGACTTCACCCATGTTGTAAAGGTCTACAATGATGTGGCTGAATTGCAATACAAGGTTTGGGGAGATGAATGGGAAGAGGATTTAGGTGCATTGGATGCTGTAATTCGTTTCCCAGATGATACAAAGCTTGAATATTGGATAAACCCTGCATACAGTGATGCTAAAGCCAAATGGTCTGACGGCAATTTATTGATTTCCAGTGATGGAGTGTCTGAAGGAAGCTATGTTGAAGCAAGAGCTCTCATTCCATTGGAGGAATTATCATCCAGCACTCCTTATGCACAGCACATAAATAAGAATGCTGGAGATGAAATAAGGAGCATGCAAAAAAGTGAAGCTGATACACAGACCCTCTTAAGCACTGTAGGTTCCATTGTCAATTATCTCCTTGTAGCATTATGTGCCATTCCACTTGCAATCTATTATAAGTTTGGAAGGGAACCGAAAACAGACTATCAAGGAATCTATGAGCATGAGCCTCCAACCAATGATCCCCCAGCATTTGTAAATGCCCTTATGGGGGGATTCGGCAAGAATGTCGGTGATTTGGATCAAAAGGCTTTCCAAGCTACAATAATGGATTTGATCAATAGGGGAAAACTTGGAGTGGACTCTGAAGATGATACTGAATTCACTAAAACCACTTTCCTTACCGTAAAGTCAATGGATGGTCTTGAAAGGTATGAAAGGGAATTGGTTGACATCTTGAGAACCTATGAATTGAATGGAAGAATCAGTTTCTCATACATGCAGGATTGCCTTAGAGAGGAAAACCAAGCTCGCTCTTACCAAGACAGATACAACAATTGGTGTCAAAACTTCAAGAATGACTATTTGCCTGAAGAGGTATTCGAGGAATACTTTGATCAAAAGGGTTCCGATTATATGATGTACTTTGGTATTGGAGCACTTATATTGTCAATTATCGTTGGAGCATTATCCATTTTCATACACTTTAGAGGAAGCTTCATAACCACTCTATTTGCAATCTTCTTTGCAATAGT includes:
- a CDS encoding MFS transporter, with translation MNAIKTSNQNGDKIFTIDFFLIFGALLFSALVMYALMSTVTEYATSMGTSATIAGLVSGIYIFGGLCSRIYSANALERRDWKKLAIIFLSIHFLACIFYFFANNVSLLLIVRFIHGLGFGASANAIVTIASAILPKKRFGEAFGYFMLGTTIAVGLGPYISGFFYDNWGSFGSFSLATAFAFLGLLCILLLDISKYEIKHNSEIENSMDRDKTPNNAILEEKGRIRGVIDKIFEVPAIPVSLFTGLTSLGYVSILSFYRLYAVEVDLVGAFSLFFIIYSIVLVASRPIAGRIQDNYGDKIVCFTGIIAQAIGLFLIAWMPSAITVFICAVCAALGFGTLNSACTAIVTRDTSANRRPYAISTFFIFCDGTMGFGPALLGSFVSAASGYAPVYFISSFITLLALPIAFFALKK
- a CDS encoding DUF2207 domain-containing protein codes for the protein MNFKTKAFAILLILIFCLSILPTASAVDYSIPYANVDIQVYEDGLINVYEEIDYHFDSSANGVYRDIPLKRNQSVENLRVYVEGAYYDYQIIDQGGMERIKIYLYRDAAKTQKITSGTDVKVYLQYDFTHVVKVYNDVAELQYKVWGDEWEEDLGALDAVIRFPDDTKLEYWINPAYSDAKAKWSDGNLLISSDGVSEGSYVEARALIPLEELSSSTPYAQHINKNAGDEIRSMQKSEADTQTLLSTVGSIVNYLLVALCAIPLAIYYKFGREPKTDYQGIYEHEPPTNDPPAFVNALMGGFGKNVGDLDQKAFQATIMDLINRGKLGVDSEDDTEFTKTTFLTVKSMDGLERYERELVDILRTYELNGRISFSYMQDCLREENQARSYQDRYNNWCQNFKNDYLPEEVFEEYFDQKGSDYMMYFGIGALILSIIVGALSIFIHFRGSFITTLFAIFFAIVGVACLIMPSGIGGKYTLKGKLYTERWDKFKKFLKDYSLIKEHPPESIAIWNQYLVYATALGVADEVYKAMKLHVYGGLDNPNYTTNDLFMFYYLGGYNHVNSSFATASSTISAANNDSIGGIGGGSGGGGGGAF
- a CDS encoding LemA family protein, whose product is MNLLLIILIAIIIIILVAIVAIYNGLVTARNKVKNAWAQIDVQLNRRADLIPNLVETVKGYAAHESSVFEDVTAARAGLMNANGVKEISEANNQLSSTLKTLFAVAENYPELKANENFKELQAQLAQTEDKIAYSRQFYNDTVLMYNNKCQTFPSNIFAGMFGFKEADFFEAAGEARSVPKVEF